Proteins from one Candidatus Binatota bacterium genomic window:
- a CDS encoding radical SAM/Cys-rich domain protein, with protein MRVRNAHTQEPDTGVFQSSLSAHSLAPLARGAVTTVQVNVGKVCNQACSHCHVDAGPSRTEDMSRETIDRILDLVANSTSVKTVDITGGAPELNAGFRHLVRQSRALNKHVIDRCNLTVLMEPGMDDLADFLAANAVHVMASLPCYTSENVDAQRGNGVYGRSIEALKLFNSTGYGMPGSNLFIDLVYNPGGAHLPGPQDELEKRYREELYERHQVQFNNLLTLTNLPVLRFAEWLHKRGQYESYMQLLVDSFNAATAPSLMCRSMVSVSWDGGLYDCDFNQMLELAPNVADKTGANVWQISDLDDLANQNVVTGDHCLGCTAGVGSGCGGALV; from the coding sequence ATGCGAGTCAGAAACGCCCACACCCAGGAACCGGACACGGGCGTTTTCCAGTCGAGCTTGTCCGCCCACAGCCTCGCCCCCCTGGCCCGCGGCGCGGTTACGACTGTCCAGGTAAACGTAGGAAAAGTATGTAACCAGGCCTGTTCCCACTGCCACGTCGATGCCGGTCCTTCCCGGACCGAGGACATGAGCCGAGAAACGATCGACAGGATCCTGGACCTTGTAGCCAACAGCACCAGCGTGAAGACCGTGGATATCACCGGCGGTGCACCCGAACTTAATGCTGGCTTTCGGCACCTCGTCCGCCAATCCCGCGCGCTCAATAAACACGTGATCGATCGTTGTAACCTGACGGTCTTGATGGAGCCCGGCATGGATGACCTGGCGGACTTCCTTGCCGCAAACGCTGTCCACGTCATGGCCAGCCTGCCCTGCTATACCAGTGAGAACGTTGATGCCCAGCGTGGAAACGGCGTCTACGGGCGAAGCATCGAAGCCTTGAAACTGTTCAACTCAACGGGGTACGGCATGCCTGGCTCCAACCTCTTCATCGACCTGGTATACAACCCCGGTGGTGCGCATCTTCCCGGGCCGCAGGATGAGCTTGAAAAGCGTTACCGAGAGGAACTCTACGAACGACACCAGGTACAATTCAACAACCTGCTTACCCTGACCAACCTACCGGTACTCAGGTTCGCTGAGTGGCTGCATAAACGCGGCCAGTACGAGAGCTACATGCAACTGCTTGTTGATTCTTTCAATGCGGCCACGGCCCCCTCCCTCATGTGCCGTTCCATGGTCAGCGTTTCGTGGGACGGAGGGCTTTACGACTGTGACTTCAACCAGATGCTGGAACTCGCTCCGAACGTCGCCGACAAAACCGGGGCCAACGTGTGGCAGATCTCGGACCTGGATGACCTGGCGAACCAGAACGTGGTAACGGGAGACCATTGCCTCGGCTGCACCGCCGGGGTTGGATCCGGCTGTGGGGGCGCCCTCGTATGA
- a CDS encoding dihydrodipicolinate reductase, with translation MGYRVIQWATGGLGCAAIQGIVNHPELELAGCWVHSADKAGRDAGEIAGIGPIGVAASDDIDEILATEADCVLYSPLLATPSEVVSLLESGKNVVTPLGWFYPVPGDDTAVMEAACSTGGTTLHGTGIHPGGITERFPLMISALSGSITHVRAEEFSDIRTYDAPAVVGDVMLFGHTPDQAAQSPMLDILGGGFMQSVNMLADTLGFAVDAEKRTLHEMAVATHPIDSPIGPIQPGRVAAQRFTWQATVNGTPVITARVNWLMGEEHLDPDWNFGPEGERFEIAIDGDPPVQTVFHGLHPDSIESGLARNRGIVATAMHNVNAIPAVCRADPGVKTYLDLPIATGKAAPGLARG, from the coding sequence ATGGGATACCGGGTAATACAGTGGGCGACCGGCGGACTCGGTTGCGCCGCCATACAGGGAATCGTTAACCATCCAGAACTGGAACTGGCGGGGTGCTGGGTTCACTCGGCTGACAAGGCCGGGCGAGACGCCGGTGAAATAGCGGGCATCGGGCCTATCGGTGTAGCCGCCAGCGATGATATCGACGAGATACTTGCCACGGAGGCCGACTGTGTTCTTTACAGCCCCCTGCTGGCCACTCCCTCCGAGGTAGTGTCCCTGCTCGAATCCGGAAAAAACGTGGTCACGCCGCTGGGCTGGTTCTACCCGGTCCCGGGTGATGACACAGCGGTAATGGAGGCTGCCTGCAGCACCGGTGGTACCACCCTGCACGGCACCGGCATTCACCCGGGAGGAATCACCGAGCGATTCCCCCTGATGATCTCGGCGCTGTCGGGTTCGATCACCCACGTACGGGCCGAGGAATTTTCTGACATAAGAACCTACGACGCGCCTGCCGTGGTAGGCGACGTCATGTTGTTCGGGCACACCCCCGACCAAGCCGCGCAAAGTCCAATGCTCGACATTCTCGGCGGCGGCTTCATGCAGTCGGTCAACATGTTAGCCGACACGCTGGGCTTCGCCGTTGATGCCGAGAAGCGAACCCTTCACGAAATGGCCGTTGCCACCCACCCCATCGACTCACCGATAGGCCCCATACAGCCCGGTCGAGTGGCCGCCCAGCGCTTCACCTGGCAGGCTACCGTGAACGGCACACCGGTAATCACGGCGCGGGTGAACTGGCTGATGGGAGAAGAGCATCTCGATCCGGATTGGAACTTCGGTCCGGAAGGTGAACGTTTCGAAATAGCCATAGACGGTGACCCTCCCGTGCAAACCGTGTTTCACGGTCTTCACCCAGACAGCATAGAGTCCGGACTGGCCCGCAACCGCGGAATCGTGGCGACCGCGATGCACAACGTAAACGCCATCCCGGCCGTGTGCAGGGCCGATCCCGGGGTAAAGACTTATCTCGATCTGCCGATTGCCACCGGGAAGGCCGCGCCGGGCTTGGCCCGTGGTTAG
- a CDS encoding efflux RND transporter permease subunit, producing MDTLIRFGLGNRLLVLALGLLVGLAGYRAYRELPVDAFPDVSPNLVQVFTETEGLAPGDVEKYVTHPIEASMNGLPKVTRLRSVSNFGLSVVNIYFEDGTDIYFARQVVGERLQEARELIPEGFGEPQLGPISTGMGLVLFYYLEDATGDYSLEELRGIQDWLVKFHLQTVPGVTEILGIGGYEKQFQVNVHPEHLLGYGVTIADVIERIRENNLNVGAQFIEKNDEEYIVRSVGLASGVDDLKNIVVKSKDGTPVFLSDLADIEIGGAVRRGVQTRNGTEEVVSAMVVKLFGSNSSTVIGQVEDKMEEINGILPDGISLVPYYEQKTLVEACVTTVTSALVQGILLVALVLMAFMGGLRASLVVALAIPFSFLFATLGMGYFGISANLMSLGGLAIAIGMMVDGTIVIVENVDRALAEADPDESRTAVVCRACLEVARPIVFAISIIIIVFLPLFTLQGVEGKTFRPLAYTVALAMLGSLIFAVALAPTLSDLLMRRQKTSGARGAVLRRLTAYYEPAVSFFVQRRGYAIALAVGLLLVGAAVFPRLGSEFTPRLQEGTMVLRLTMPPSVSLTKSTELTMIVERRLMKIPEISGVVTRIGRGEIGAHTDPVNSAEMYILLHPRDEWRNASTQPELEEQIRLDLGDIPGIATNFTQPIAMTVDELLEGVRAELAIKLFGDELDELIARGNEIKRIVETVPGAVDVQVDQVAGTPQLLITVDRLAVARYGMNVADVQKTIRAAVGGQVAGQVFEGIRRFDIYVRFAAPYRSTANSIGDILVDGPSGVRVPLSELAHIEEIVGPRQITREDNQRFITIQLNVVGRDIGSFVAEASEELASAVTLPPGYLLTWGGQFRLQQEANQRLAVVVPITLLIVFFLLLLSFGSIANSLLIIANIPLALVGGVVALWATGQNLSVPSSVGFIALFGIALENGMVLVTCFNQLVKDGVAVNEASVRGATQRLRPVLITAATTALGLFPLLFSTGTGSEVQRPLATVVVGGLLTSTILTLLVIPALYRWFSEPST from the coding sequence ATGGATACACTCATACGCTTTGGACTCGGCAACCGACTGCTCGTGCTCGCGCTGGGCCTGCTCGTAGGGCTCGCGGGCTACCGGGCTTACCGCGAGCTCCCGGTCGACGCGTTCCCCGACGTCTCGCCCAACCTCGTGCAGGTGTTCACTGAGACCGAAGGCCTCGCACCAGGCGACGTCGAGAAATACGTCACCCACCCCATCGAAGCCTCCATGAACGGGCTGCCGAAGGTCACCAGGCTCCGATCGGTATCGAACTTCGGCCTCTCGGTCGTCAACATCTACTTCGAAGACGGAACAGACATTTACTTTGCCCGCCAGGTGGTCGGCGAACGCCTGCAGGAAGCGCGCGAGCTCATCCCGGAAGGATTCGGAGAACCGCAGCTCGGCCCCATCTCCACGGGCATGGGACTGGTCCTCTTTTACTACCTCGAAGACGCGACCGGTGACTACTCGCTCGAAGAGCTTCGCGGCATCCAGGACTGGCTGGTCAAATTTCACCTGCAGACCGTTCCCGGCGTGACCGAGATTCTGGGTATCGGCGGTTACGAAAAGCAGTTCCAGGTCAACGTTCACCCCGAGCACCTGCTCGGTTACGGCGTGACCATCGCCGACGTCATCGAGCGCATACGCGAGAACAACCTCAACGTTGGCGCGCAGTTCATCGAGAAAAACGACGAAGAATACATCGTGCGCTCGGTGGGCCTGGCCTCGGGCGTTGACGACCTCAAGAACATCGTCGTCAAATCCAAGGACGGTACTCCGGTGTTTCTCAGCGACCTCGCCGACATCGAGATCGGCGGCGCGGTGCGACGCGGCGTACAGACGAGAAACGGCACTGAAGAAGTCGTCTCAGCCATGGTCGTCAAGCTCTTCGGCAGCAACTCCTCCACCGTCATCGGCCAGGTCGAAGACAAGATGGAAGAAATCAACGGCATCCTGCCCGACGGCATCAGCCTGGTGCCGTACTACGAGCAGAAAACCCTCGTCGAGGCCTGCGTGACCACCGTCACGAGCGCGCTGGTGCAGGGTATTCTGCTGGTGGCCCTGGTGCTCATGGCCTTTATGGGCGGCCTGCGCGCGAGCCTCGTCGTGGCGCTGGCAATTCCATTTTCATTCCTGTTTGCGACCCTCGGCATGGGCTACTTCGGCATATCGGCCAACCTCATGTCGCTCGGTGGCCTGGCCATAGCCATAGGCATGATGGTGGACGGCACGATCGTCATCGTCGAAAACGTAGACAGGGCCCTCGCCGAAGCCGACCCCGACGAGTCGCGGACTGCAGTGGTCTGCCGCGCTTGCCTCGAGGTCGCCAGGCCTATCGTTTTCGCCATATCGATCATCATTATCGTCTTCCTCCCGCTCTTCACCTTGCAAGGCGTGGAGGGCAAAACGTTTAGGCCGCTGGCCTACACGGTAGCACTGGCGATGCTCGGCTCGCTGATCTTCGCCGTAGCGCTCGCGCCCACGCTTTCCGACCTGCTCATGCGTCGACAGAAAACAAGCGGCGCGCGCGGTGCGGTGTTGCGTCGGCTCACCGCGTACTACGAGCCGGCGGTCTCGTTCTTCGTCCAGCGACGGGGTTACGCCATCGCGCTTGCCGTCGGTCTGCTCCTTGTCGGGGCGGCAGTGTTTCCCCGCCTCGGTTCGGAGTTCACACCCAGGTTGCAGGAAGGCACCATGGTACTGCGGTTGACGATGCCGCCCTCCGTATCGCTCACCAAGAGCACCGAACTGACCATGATAGTCGAGCGAAGGCTCATGAAGATCCCCGAAATTAGCGGCGTGGTGACGCGTATCGGCCGCGGTGAAATCGGCGCCCACACCGATCCAGTCAACAGCGCCGAGATGTATATCCTCCTGCACCCCCGCGACGAGTGGCGTAACGCGAGTACCCAACCCGAGCTCGAAGAACAGATTCGCCTCGACCTCGGCGACATTCCCGGCATAGCCACCAACTTTACCCAGCCCATAGCCATGACGGTGGACGAGCTTCTGGAGGGCGTCAGGGCCGAGCTGGCTATAAAGCTCTTCGGCGACGAACTCGACGAACTCATAGCCAGGGGCAACGAAATCAAGCGTATTGTCGAGACCGTGCCGGGAGCCGTTGACGTACAGGTCGACCAGGTGGCCGGTACGCCGCAACTGTTGATCACCGTCGACCGGCTGGCGGTGGCACGTTACGGAATGAACGTGGCCGACGTGCAGAAAACCATCCGTGCCGCGGTCGGCGGCCAGGTGGCCGGGCAGGTCTTCGAGGGTATCCGCCGTTTCGATATCTACGTGCGTTTTGCAGCACCTTATCGCAGCACGGCGAACTCCATAGGCGACATACTGGTCGACGGGCCCTCGGGCGTGCGCGTGCCCCTGTCCGAACTTGCCCACATAGAAGAAATAGTCGGGCCCAGGCAGATCACGCGAGAGGACAACCAGCGTTTCATCACCATCCAGCTCAACGTCGTCGGCCGTGACATCGGCTCCTTCGTGGCCGAAGCCAGCGAGGAGCTGGCCTCCGCGGTCACGCTCCCTCCAGGCTACCTGCTGACCTGGGGCGGACAGTTTCGCCTGCAGCAGGAAGCAAACCAGAGGTTGGCCGTGGTGGTGCCGATCACCCTGCTCATCGTGTTCTTCCTCCTGCTGCTCAGTTTCGGATCGATAGCCAACTCGCTGCTTATCATTGCCAACATACCGCTGGCCCTGGTGGGCGGCGTAGTGGCCCTGTGGGCAACCGGGCAGAACCTGTCGGTACCGTCTTCGGTAGGATTCATAGCGCTGTTCGGCATCGCGCTTGAAAACGGCATGGTGCTGGTCACCTGTTTCAACCAACTGGTGAAAGACGGCGTAGCGGTGAACGAAGCGTCGGTGCGCGGCGCAACCCAACGCCTGAGGCCGGTGCTCATAACCGCCGCGACCACCGCGCTCGGTCTCTTTCCGCTGCTGTTCTCCACCGGAACCGGCAGCGAAGTGCAGCGCCCACTGGCCACCGTGGTCGTGGGTGGCCTGCTGACATCGACCATACTTACGTTGCTGGTGATCCCCGCGCTTTATCGCTGGTTCAGCGAGCCTTCAACGTAG
- a CDS encoding HlyD family efflux transporter periplasmic adaptor subunit — protein sequence MKVLGFNKLSYTAALLLFAGLLVYGASGGNDEHHGQRGSSAHAADAHADDSQDAQDLPGKTTVTISRDHILEFGVKVATAGHGRIATEVVLPGEVVPNADRIAHLVPRYAGIVKEVRSRIGDTVAAGDVLAIIESSESLSSYGLSTLTNGTVIDKHITRGEAVTRQTQAFVIADLGDVWIELSVYQRDLASVKVGQSVLVSLGHDQADTRGTISYVSPVVDEETRTARARVVLDNSTGKWRPGMFVTGRVDIASVEVAVVVPNTAFQTVDEHSVVFVQRDGVFEPRQLELGRRSTTYAEVLSGISSGETYVASGGFILKAELGRSELNQGHGH from the coding sequence ATGAAAGTTCTTGGATTCAACAAGTTAAGCTACACGGCAGCGTTACTGCTTTTTGCAGGACTGCTTGTCTACGGCGCAAGCGGCGGCAACGACGAGCACCACGGCCAGCGCGGCAGCTCTGCCCACGCAGCAGATGCACACGCCGATGATTCGCAAGACGCACAAGATCTTCCCGGCAAAACCACCGTTACGATCTCGAGAGACCACATACTGGAGTTCGGCGTCAAGGTAGCAACAGCCGGGCACGGCCGCATAGCCACCGAGGTGGTACTCCCGGGTGAGGTCGTGCCCAATGCAGACCGCATTGCCCACCTGGTGCCGCGCTACGCGGGTATCGTCAAGGAAGTTCGCAGCCGCATCGGCGACACGGTCGCTGCCGGCGACGTGCTCGCAATAATCGAGAGCAGCGAAAGCCTCTCGTCCTACGGCTTATCGACCCTCACCAACGGCACTGTAATAGACAAGCATATCACCCGCGGCGAAGCGGTCACCCGCCAGACCCAGGCCTTCGTCATCGCCGACCTGGGCGACGTGTGGATCGAGCTCAGCGTCTACCAACGCGATCTTGCCAGCGTCAAGGTAGGCCAGTCGGTGCTGGTCTCGCTGGGCCACGACCAGGCCGACACGCGCGGCACCATTTCCTACGTCAGCCCGGTGGTCGACGAGGAGACCCGCACCGCCCGGGCCCGCGTCGTGCTCGACAACAGCACGGGCAAGTGGCGTCCGGGTATGTTCGTGACCGGGCGCGTAGACATCGCCTCGGTAGAAGTAGCCGTGGTCGTGCCCAACACCGCTTTCCAGACGGTGGACGAGCACTCGGTCGTGTTCGTGCAGCGCGACGGCGTGTTTGAACCCCGCCAACTTGAACTCGGGCGTCGAAGCACAACCTACGCCGAGGTTCTTTCGGGCATCTCGAGCGGCGAAACCTACGTGGCCAGCGGCGGGTTCATTCTCAAGGCCGAGCTGGGACGCTCAGAACTCAACCAGGGCCACGGCCACTGA
- a CDS encoding TolC family protein: MTQKNKGQTTQSKAPTIAALAAALLLHAAAPTVHAEVSAAVSLQQAIQLALEHNPRLATFSWELKAREARVSQAGLLPNPELSFEIENFAGTNEESGFGASEQTLRISQLIELGGKRGKRRQLAGHQRDASAWAWRAARIETLAEVEGAFVAVLAAQERLALAEELAAVGKTVLRTVEKQLLAGAVSSIEKYRAEVSLAASLIALQRHRAELASARKRLAATWGSGSDNFSRADGQLRAAPPALPPLARLQQLAEQAPALARWESELAQRRSQLALAESRSTPDLTLTGGPRWSRESDSRAFVFELSAPLPIFDRNRAGTLEAKRRLAKTVQEQRAARLRARTGLATAYESLASTRAAVISLRDEVLPLAHNAFEGATTAYRRGVYGYLELVDARKTLFSLRSQYIDTLAAYRAATVDVELLVGSSLEDIRSDDRRS; this comes from the coding sequence ATGACCCAGAAGAACAAAGGACAAACGACGCAAAGTAAGGCGCCGACCATCGCTGCGCTCGCCGCGGCACTGCTGTTGCACGCAGCCGCGCCAACAGTACATGCCGAGGTCAGCGCTGCGGTCTCGTTGCAGCAGGCAATACAGCTTGCCCTCGAACACAATCCTCGCCTCGCCACGTTTTCCTGGGAGCTCAAGGCGCGCGAAGCCCGGGTGTCGCAGGCTGGCCTGCTACCCAACCCGGAACTCTCGTTCGAAATAGAAAACTTTGCCGGCACCAACGAAGAAAGCGGCTTCGGAGCCTCCGAGCAGACCCTGCGCATCTCCCAGCTCATCGAGCTGGGCGGCAAGCGCGGCAAGCGGCGGCAACTGGCCGGCCACCAACGAGACGCATCGGCCTGGGCCTGGCGCGCCGCAAGAATTGAAACCCTGGCCGAGGTCGAAGGCGCCTTCGTCGCTGTACTGGCCGCGCAGGAGAGGCTCGCCCTGGCAGAGGAATTGGCAGCCGTCGGAAAAACCGTGCTGCGAACCGTCGAAAAACAACTGCTCGCGGGCGCTGTATCGAGCATAGAAAAATACCGCGCCGAGGTTTCCCTGGCAGCCTCGCTGATCGCACTGCAGCGACACCGGGCAGAACTCGCCTCGGCGAGAAAACGGCTCGCTGCTACCTGGGGCAGCGGCAGCGATAACTTCTCGCGGGCCGACGGGCAACTGCGCGCGGCCCCGCCCGCCCTGCCGCCGTTAGCGCGATTGCAGCAACTGGCAGAGCAAGCCCCCGCGCTCGCTCGCTGGGAATCCGAGCTGGCCCAGCGCCGCAGCCAACTGGCACTGGCCGAATCCCGTTCTACACCCGACCTCACCCTCACCGGCGGACCCCGCTGGTCGAGAGAAAGCGACAGCAGGGCCTTTGTCTTTGAACTGAGTGCGCCGCTGCCGATTTTTGATCGCAACCGCGCAGGCACACTCGAAGCGAAGCGCCGGCTGGCCAAGACCGTCCAGGAACAACGGGCTGCCAGGCTGCGCGCGCGCACCGGCCTGGCAACGGCCTACGAGTCGCTCGCGTCAACGCGGGCAGCGGTCATCTCCCTGCGGGACGAAGTGCTACCACTGGCCCACAACGCCTTCGAGGGCGCCACCACCGCTTACCGCCGAGGCGTTTACGGCTATCTCGAACTGGTCGATGCTCGCAAAACACTGTTCAGTCTGCGCAGCCAGTACATCGACACACTGGCGGCCTACCGCGCAGCCACCGTAGACGTGGAGCTACTGGTGGGTAGCAGCCTCGAAGATATACGCAGCGACGACAGGAGATCCTGA
- a CDS encoding LLM class flavin-dependent oxidoreductase — MFIMRFDMRLPAMSPAGSADLYAAALDMAEWAEQHGCLQLVVSEHHGSDDGYLPAPLILAAAMAGRTRSIGIQLAALVLPLHDPVALAEEMAVLDIASNGRVSYVLAVGYRPEEYAMFGHDFAERGKRMDKCLEALRQAWTGEPFEFEGRNARVTPTPLTPQGPGLLLGGNTRAAARRAARFGLGMLTQGSNSEMVEIYERECRKIGTTPGACINPPGDTVTTAFVASDPDRAWAELGPYLLHDARSYAAWLGDHNRAVTLSTASSVDELREQQGPYRVFTPQQAVEHIKQTGFLITQPLCGGLPPELAWPSLKLIAGEVLPQV, encoded by the coding sequence TTGTTCATAATGCGCTTCGACATGCGACTGCCGGCCATGAGCCCCGCGGGTAGTGCCGACCTCTACGCTGCCGCCCTCGACATGGCCGAGTGGGCGGAACAACACGGCTGCCTGCAGCTGGTCGTATCGGAACACCACGGTTCCGACGACGGCTACTTGCCCGCGCCGCTGATCCTGGCAGCCGCGATGGCTGGCAGGACTCGCAGCATCGGTATCCAACTGGCGGCACTGGTGCTGCCACTGCACGATCCCGTTGCCCTGGCCGAGGAGATGGCAGTGCTCGACATTGCCAGCAACGGCCGCGTGTCCTACGTGTTGGCGGTCGGCTACCGGCCCGAAGAATACGCCATGTTCGGCCACGACTTCGCCGAACGGGGAAAGAGAATGGACAAGTGTCTTGAAGCCCTGAGGCAGGCCTGGACGGGAGAGCCTTTCGAGTTCGAGGGTCGCAACGCCAGGGTCACCCCCACGCCGCTTACGCCCCAGGGCCCGGGCCTGTTGCTGGGCGGAAACACCAGGGCGGCGGCACGACGGGCGGCGCGCTTCGGACTGGGAATGCTCACCCAGGGCTCCAACAGCGAGATGGTCGAGATCTACGAGCGTGAATGCCGCAAGATCGGAACCACCCCGGGCGCCTGCATCAACCCGCCCGGCGACACGGTGACCACGGCTTTTGTCGCCAGCGACCCCGACCGCGCGTGGGCCGAACTGGGGCCGTACCTGCTGCACGACGCGCGCTCCTACGCGGCCTGGCTGGGCGACCACAACAGGGCCGTTACCCTGTCAACGGCGAGCAGCGTAGACGAGCTCCGCGAGCAGCAGGGCCCCTACCGCGTCTTCACCCCGCAACAGGCCGTGGAGCACATCAAGCAGACCGGCTTCCTGATCACCCAACCCCTGTGCGGCGGCTTACCGCCGGAACTGGCCTGGCCCAGCCTCAAACTGATCGCCGGCGAAGTACTCCCTCAAGTCTGA
- a CDS encoding Flp family type IVb pilin has product MARRLLTTASPRGRQRRGERTMTKILKRLRDDEQGASMTEYALLLAMIALGTVGAVTAFSDQILTLFSSLDQF; this is encoded by the coding sequence ATGGCACGCCGTTTGCTCACTACTGCGAGCCCTAGGGGCAGACAAAGGCGAGGAGAAAGAACGATGACAAAAATACTGAAACGGCTAAGGGACGATGAGCAGGGAGCATCCATGACCGAGTACGCGTTGCTGTTGGCAATGATTGCCCTTGGTACCGTGGGTGCGGTCACCGCTTTCAGTGACCAGATACTTACGCTCTTCAGTTCATTAGACCAGTTCTGA
- a CDS encoding Flp family type IVb pilin translates to MELIKALWKDEQGASMAEYALLMALIAVATIGAITALRDQIISIFNDATTTLSTAS, encoded by the coding sequence ATGGAACTTATCAAGGCACTGTGGAAAGACGAGCAAGGCGCTTCGATGGCCGAATACGCGTTGCTGATGGCTCTCATAGCCGTTGCGACGATTGGTGCGATCACCGCGCTTCGCGACCAGATCATATCGATCTTTAACGACGCTACTACGACGCTGTCCACCGCCAGCTGA
- a CDS encoding prepilin peptidase, whose amino-acid sequence MEYSLNTLVAVPALIFMFLAAASDLRARRISNKLNLCAALLGAWLHFVTGGVEGLGMSLGGMTAGLGLLFVPFAAGMVGGGDVKFAAAAGSFLGAGLLCIGLGAGVVLAGAVGAGSILCSGKAKAVMIGLWADLNMIASGQRPGTLKAGEGTRTMPYGLMLAVGMAGTLVHATWRIETWLGPLSW is encoded by the coding sequence GTGGAATACTCTCTTAATACACTTGTTGCGGTTCCCGCGCTGATTTTCATGTTCCTGGCTGCGGCCAGTGACCTGAGGGCGCGCAGGATTTCCAACAAGCTTAATCTTTGCGCGGCCCTGCTCGGCGCCTGGTTGCACTTCGTGACCGGCGGCGTGGAGGGTCTCGGTATGTCGCTGGGCGGTATGACCGCCGGTCTCGGCTTGCTGTTCGTGCCCTTCGCGGCGGGAATGGTTGGCGGCGGCGACGTCAAGTTTGCAGCGGCCGCGGGTTCCTTTCTCGGGGCCGGGCTGTTGTGCATCGGGCTGGGCGCTGGCGTGGTCCTGGCAGGCGCCGTGGGCGCCGGGTCGATACTGTGCAGTGGCAAGGCCAAGGCCGTAATGATCGGGCTCTGGGCTGATCTCAACATGATCGCCTCCGGGCAGAGGCCAGGGACTCTCAAGGCTGGAGAGGGCACGCGCACCATGCCCTACGGATTGATGTTGGCAGTGGGCATGGCCGGGACGCTGGTTCATGCAACGTGGAGGATAGAAACATGGCTAGGCCCTTTGTCCTGGTAG
- the cpaB gene encoding Flp pilus assembly protein CpaB: MARPFVLVVAGVLFAALAGLMTFSWLDGQAGSLDAPVLQHRSVVVAAQTVGRGQLVEPRHLKVVDWPAHSVPEGTYHDPSKLVGKVARVSIMANEPVTDARLSRNRSTSLLSMLVQPGRRAISVRVNEVTGISGFVAPNSRVDVLVTIGRREELEARSKVILQDVRVLAIDQEVEQVDNKPVTVKTITLDVTPRQAETLTLAVHEGSLYFVLRNDKDGDGVVTSGRTVSEVLGGSSGNRHTVEVIRGSSVENYIF, encoded by the coding sequence ATGGCTAGGCCCTTTGTCCTGGTAGTGGCTGGAGTGCTGTTCGCAGCGCTTGCCGGCCTTATGACTTTTTCATGGCTCGACGGCCAGGCCGGCTCACTTGATGCGCCGGTGTTGCAACACAGGAGCGTGGTGGTTGCCGCGCAGACGGTGGGCAGGGGCCAACTGGTAGAGCCGAGGCACCTGAAGGTCGTCGACTGGCCGGCCCACTCGGTACCCGAGGGGACCTACCATGATCCCAGCAAGCTTGTCGGCAAGGTAGCGAGGGTTTCCATCATGGCTAACGAACCCGTTACCGATGCTCGATTGTCGCGCAACCGCAGTACCAGTCTCCTTTCAATGCTCGTGCAGCCCGGCAGGCGCGCGATCTCGGTTCGGGTGAATGAAGTTACCGGTATTTCCGGTTTCGTGGCCCCGAACAGCCGCGTGGATGTGCTCGTAACGATAGGGCGACGCGAAGAGCTCGAAGCGAGGTCAAAAGTCATCCTGCAGGACGTCAGGGTGTTGGCCATCGACCAGGAGGTCGAGCAGGTGGACAACAAGCCGGTGACGGTAAAGACGATCACCCTCGACGTCACCCCGCGGCAGGCAGAAACCCTGACGCTGGCGGTTCACGAGGGCAGTCTCTACTTCGTCCTGCGTAACGACAAGGACGGCGACGGGGTAGTTACCTCGGGCAGGACAGTGAGCGAGGTGCTGGGCGGTTCATCGGGTAACCGCCACACGGTTGAAGTGATTCGTGGCAGCTCGGTAGAGAATTACATTTTCTGA